Proteins encoded by one window of Cinclus cinclus chromosome 14, bCinCin1.1, whole genome shotgun sequence:
- the TXNDC15 gene encoding thioredoxin domain-containing protein 15: MRRLLLALAWLGATLPAGAAERSAGGPEPVRYRTAEMADAMLGSGALAEQPVVLSAVPAEASGGPAGACDGAAAGDARGPAGSGPAASQAREQPVLEPVLPAPAEEQNGTDSAKAPKVNCEERNTTSVDRFTLQILNVSQDLMEFLNPNSSDCTLVLFYTPWCRFSASLAPHFNSLPRAFPTLRFLALDASQHSSLSTRFGTVAVPNILLFQGAKPMARFNHTDRTLETLKDFIFNQTGIEAKSDVAVTEEDWEGPLPSVLTKGIDWLLLFSVLFLAGFVMYATVRTESIRWLIPGQEHEHQE, from the exons ATGCGGCGGCTGCTGTTGGCGCTGGCCTGGCTCGGTGCGACCCTTCCCGCAG GGGCGGCGGAGCGGAGCGCAGGCGGCCCCGAGCCGGTGCGGTACCGCACGGCCGAGATGGCGGACGCGATGCTGGGCAGCGGGGCCCTGGCCGAGCAGCCCGTGGTGCTGTCGGCGGTGCCGGCCGAGGCGAGCGGCGGCCCGGCGGGGGCTTGCGATGGGGCGGCCGCGGGCGATGCGCGCGGGCCGGCGGGGAGCGGCCCCGCGGCCTCCCAGGCCCGGGAGCAGCCCGTGCTGGAGCCCGTGCTGCCCGCGCCCGCTGAGGAGCAGAACGGCACCGACAGCGCCAAGGCTCCCAAAGTGAACTGCGAGGAGAGGAACACGACGAGCGTCGACCGCTTCACGCTGCAGATCCTGAACGTGTCCCAG GACCTGATGGAGTTCCTGAACCCAAATAGCAGTGACTGTACATTGGTCCTGTTCTACACACCGTGGTGCCGCTTTTCTGCCAGTCTGGCACCTCATTTTAACTCTTTGCCCCGAGCATTTCCAACTCTTCGCTTCCTGGCACTGGAcgcatcccagcacagcag TTTATCAACTAGATTTGGAACTGTGGCTGTACCAAATATCCTCCTTTTCCAAGGTGCTAAACCTATGGCTAGATTTAATCATACAGACAGAACGCTGGAAACCCTGAAAGACTTCATCTTTAACCAGACAG GGATAGAAGCTAAAAGTGATGTGGCTGTGACAGAGGAAGACTGGGAAGGGCCCTTGCCAAGTGTTCTGACGAAGGGCATAGACTGGCTGCTCCTGTTCTCTGTGCTCTTCCTGGCTGGCTTTGTCATGTATGCCACCGTTCGAACCGAAAGCATTCGGTGGCTCATCCCGGGACAAGAGCATGAACATCAGGAATAA